GTGGGCAAAATAAAAGTTTTTAAATCAGCAAACCATGTTTTATTTATCTGAAAGGGCCAAAACTTATCATTATCGCCGCTGTTAACATCAAATATCTACCCAGAAACATTTATCAACTATGAGAAAGTTAAACATATCCTTGTTACTGGTGGCCATTGCCACCATGAGCGGCTGCCAGGTTATTGGCGGTATTTTTAAAGCCGGTATGGCAGTAGGTATTATTGCGGTACTAATTGTGGTTTTCCTGATTATCTGGCTGGTTTCGGCATTCAGGAAGTAGGGCATTTTTAGAGAACGATTTAATAAACACTTTTGATTTTGAGGTGTTTAAGAAATATAAATCAACAAAGGGCCATGGAAACAACAACAGTAACAATTGAAGACCTGAACGATTTGATTCAGATTCATAATGATCGGATAGTTGGCTATGAACGTGCTTTAAAAGATTTAAAAAACGAACACGCAGAACTGCACCGCGAGTTTATCAATATGATAAAAGAAAGCCATCAGTCTAAGATGGAGCTGGCCACAGAAGTAGCTGCCCTGGGCGGCGAGATTGAGACCGGTACCACCATGAGTGGCAAGATACATCGCGCCTGGATAAGGATGATGGATATGTTTAGTCATAAAACCGCAAAATCTGTATTGGAGCATTGTGAGTTTGGCGAAGATGCCATGCTGAAAGCTTATGATACAGCGCTGGACGATGAGGCATTGCCATCATACATACGCGAGATTGTTAGCCGGCAGCAAACTGCAATGCGTGCCGCATACAATAGAATTAAAGCGCTGCGCGATGCTGAAAGAGAGCAATCATAACATGAAGAAAAATGGGAAAACTATACTTTGGCGTCCGGCCGGTCCGGGCGCTTGCTTTTCCATTGGGCTGTAGTGTGTTAACAATAACATTACATGGATGTCATTATAGTTTAAAGCTTGCAGACTATCTTTAGGTATTAACACCACAGTCATGAAAATAATTGCAAAAATTTTAAGCTTGATCACTATTGTTCGTGAGCGGATTGTGTTGAAAAGCATGGGTTCTTCTTTCATGCACTAAAAGAAAACGCTAAAGATATTTTATATCTTCCGGCAATAATGATATCATTGAGCTGCCAATGGCTCAATTTTAGATGAGAGAAAAACTTAGCAAACAGCTTTTCGGGGAGGATTTTGCCTGGGGCGTGTCTACAGCTGCTTTCCAGACAGAGGGTGCATTTCAGGATGAGGGAAAAAGCCTGTCTATCTGGGATGTTTTTACCAATAAAAAAGGGCGGATCAAAAATGGCGAAAACGCCTGTACCGCCTGCGATTTTTACTACCGCTATCGCGATGATATTGACATCATCAAATCATTAAATATTCCAAACTTTCGTTTTTCTATCGCCTGGACGCGCATTTTGCCCGACGGCACCGGCAGGGTAAATCAGGCCGGGATAGATCATTATAACCGCGTAATAGATTATTGCCTGGAACAAGGCATTGAGCCCTGGCCAACCATCTATCACTGGGATTTGCCGCAGGTACTGGAAGATAAAGGTGGGTGGACAAACCGCGAGGTTGTTCAATGGTTTACAGAGTTTGTAGCCGTTTGCGCGCAAAGCTTTGGCGATAGGGTAAAGCATTGGATGGTAATGAACGAGCCAGCGGTATTTACCGGAGCCGGTTATTTTTTAGGTTTGCATGCGCCCGGTCGCACCGGATTGAAAAACTTTTTGCCTGCCATCCATCACGTAGTATTAAGCATGGTAGCAGGGGGGCGTAAATTGCGCGAATTGCTGCCAGATGCAAACATCGGTACTAC
This region of Mucilaginibacter yixingensis genomic DNA includes:
- a CDS encoding phosphatidate cytidylyltransferase, which translates into the protein MRKLNISLLLVAIATMSGCQVIGGIFKAGMAVGIIAVLIVVFLIIWLVSAFRK
- a CDS encoding PA2169 family four-helix-bundle protein; this translates as METTTVTIEDLNDLIQIHNDRIVGYERALKDLKNEHAELHREFINMIKESHQSKMELATEVAALGGEIETGTTMSGKIHRAWIRMMDMFSHKTAKSVLEHCEFGEDAMLKAYDTALDDEALPSYIREIVSRQQTAMRAAYNRIKALRDAEREQS
- a CDS encoding GH1 family beta-glucosidase, which produces MREKLSKQLFGEDFAWGVSTAAFQTEGAFQDEGKSLSIWDVFTNKKGRIKNGENACTACDFYYRYRDDIDIIKSLNIPNFRFSIAWTRILPDGTGRVNQAGIDHYNRVIDYCLEQGIEPWPTIYHWDLPQVLEDKGGWTNREVVQWFTEFVAVCAQSFGDRVKHWMVMNEPAVFTGAGYFLGLHAPGRTGLKNFLPAIHHVVLSMVAGGRKLRELLPDANIGTTFSCSAIEPYSQKPRDIAAAQRADALVNRLFIEPILGLGYPDKEVTALKGISKYKLPGDEENMSFDFDFIGIQNYTRELVKFSIFTPYVYARLVKATERNVSTTLMGWEVHPEAIYQVLKKFDAYEKIKSIYVTENGAAFHDEMVDEAINDQERQDYLQSHISQVLRAKNDGIKVKGYFIWTLTDNFEWAEGYHPRFGLIHIDFKNQKRTVKASGRWYADFLKG